A region of Acidisarcina sp. DNA encodes the following proteins:
- a CDS encoding ATP-binding protein: MNFWKPRTIRSQLIAGLIVTESILLLSFAIALVRQQTTEIRHRAQLRLNSKASVLASQAAPLLTSGQFDTLQLIVNTIMDTSSVHAAQVTDANGRTVASSDSTSNGLYVLSPSERQHLHPMHDPESFRTAIDPENQDIGEAVAPIMADGKLIGFAWIYEDTAPDHQQVSSLLRITSLYALCAILASVLVALVMAQSITRPLAVLREGTRQLMRDPSSHHRFPLPVLSSNEASDLTTAFNLMVSSMDEQRSGLNDTLALLDSMLANAPTGFGFFDRKCHYVRINGFLADLNGLPISRQLGKSPSELIPTPASFQIEELIRQVFSTGTAIQDVELSTELPREPGTTRHWLINLYPVRTGLQPVRWVGAIIVDTTERIRSEEALRKTEKLAAVGRLAASIAHEINNPLEAVTNLLYLLHMNSSLDRDATRYAEMAQHEVARVSEITQQTLRFYRQSTLPVFSNVPDLIDSVLSLHQGRMNGFNIEVKRNYRPGGELFCFAGEMRQLFANLVGNAVDAMQTGGQLAVEVRRSRSWRDPAVKGVRIFVADTGSGMDASVRKHIFEPFFTTKEVTGTGLGLWVSAEIIQKHDGIVMVRSRPASSGKPSGTVFMLFFPERMLDAKVDEQIIEGQMESRSNT, encoded by the coding sequence ATGAACTTTTGGAAACCCCGCACCATTCGCAGTCAGCTTATTGCGGGATTGATCGTGACGGAGAGCATTCTGCTGCTCTCTTTCGCCATCGCACTGGTGCGCCAGCAGACGACCGAGATTCGCCATCGAGCGCAGTTGCGCCTGAACTCCAAGGCTTCGGTGCTCGCATCCCAGGCTGCCCCCCTGTTGACTTCCGGCCAGTTTGACACGTTGCAGCTCATCGTCAACACCATCATGGACACATCGTCGGTTCATGCGGCCCAGGTAACGGATGCCAATGGCCGCACGGTTGCCAGCAGCGATTCCACCTCCAATGGCCTCTACGTTCTGTCTCCGAGCGAGCGCCAGCATCTTCACCCGATGCACGATCCCGAGTCATTTCGCACTGCCATCGATCCTGAAAATCAGGATATCGGGGAGGCGGTAGCTCCGATCATGGCCGACGGAAAGCTGATCGGTTTTGCCTGGATCTATGAGGACACTGCGCCCGATCACCAGCAGGTTTCCTCGCTTCTGCGCATCACGTCTCTCTATGCCTTGTGCGCCATCCTTGCGTCGGTGCTGGTCGCGTTGGTCATGGCCCAGTCCATTACCCGACCGCTGGCGGTCCTGCGCGAAGGCACGCGGCAGCTCATGCGCGATCCCTCCTCCCATCACCGCTTCCCGTTACCGGTGCTCTCATCGAACGAAGCTTCGGATCTCACCACCGCGTTTAACCTGATGGTTTCGTCCATGGACGAGCAGCGCTCGGGGCTGAACGACACCCTGGCGCTGCTGGATTCCATGCTGGCGAATGCGCCCACCGGCTTTGGTTTTTTCGACCGCAAGTGCCATTACGTGCGCATCAACGGATTCCTCGCCGATCTGAATGGGCTGCCGATCAGCCGCCAGTTGGGGAAATCTCCATCGGAGCTGATTCCCACTCCCGCCTCATTCCAGATAGAGGAGCTCATCCGTCAGGTCTTTTCCACGGGAACGGCGATACAGGACGTTGAGCTGAGTACCGAACTTCCCAGAGAGCCCGGCACCACACGCCATTGGCTGATCAACCTGTATCCCGTAAGAACCGGCCTGCAGCCGGTGCGCTGGGTCGGCGCCATCATCGTCGATACCACCGAGCGCATTCGTTCGGAGGAGGCTCTGCGCAAGACGGAAAAGCTGGCCGCCGTGGGCAGGCTGGCCGCTTCCATCGCGCACGAGATCAACAATCCGCTGGAAGCGGTCACCAATCTGCTCTACCTGCTACACATGAATTCCTCGCTGGATCGCGACGCGACGCGGTACGCAGAGATGGCGCAGCATGAGGTCGCTCGCGTCTCCGAGATCACCCAGCAGACGCTCCGCTTCTACCGTCAATCGACGCTGCCGGTGTTCTCGAATGTGCCGGATTTGATCGACTCCGTACTCTCCCTGCACCAGGGGCGCATGAACGGCTTCAACATCGAGGTCAAGCGAAACTACCGTCCCGGAGGCGAACTCTTTTGCTTTGCCGGGGAGATGCGTCAGCTCTTCGCCAATCTGGTTGGCAACGCGGTGGACGCCATGCAGACAGGTGGGCAGCTTGCCGTGGAGGTGCGACGCTCGCGCTCCTGGCGGGATCCTGCCGTCAAAGGCGTCCGCATATTTGTAGCCGATACGGGCTCAGGAATGGATGCGTCGGTTCGCAAACACATCTTCGAGCCGTTCTTTACGACAAAGGAAGTGACTGGGACCGGACTCGGACTCTGGGTCAGTGCGGAGATTATTCAAAAGCACGACGGCATCGTCATGGTGCGCAGCCGCCCCGCCTCCAGCGGAAAGCCGTCGGGCACTGTCTTTATGCTCTTCTTTCCCGAGCGGATGCTGGACGCGAAAGTCGATGAGCAGATCATCGAAGGTCAGATGGAAAGCCGCAGCAATACGTAG
- a CDS encoding YpdA family putative bacillithiol disulfide reductase, which translates to MSETSNTLTPLPFGRGGAGEEEFDVLVVGAGPTGLACAIDAQQLGLRVVLVDKGCLCNSLFHYPSHMTFFTTPELLEIGNIPFASPNQKPNRAEALEYYRKVADHYHLDVRQYQRVRQVSGSDGAFQVVTSDRFGRERAFSTRKIILATGYYDLPNYLKIPGEKLSKVLHYYQDPHPYYNLDVLVIGGKNSAAIAALELWRHGARVTLVHRGPAMHKHVKYWILPDIENRIKHGEIQAHFQSHVLSIHEDSAVLATPQGEVTVANDYVFAMTGYHPDFDFLTALGIQLEGEDRLPVCDRRTLESNVPGVYLAGVIVAGKRTNEIFIENGRFHGHQIASDLKEKMIPAR; encoded by the coding sequence ATGAGTGAAACCAGCAATACCCTCACCCCGCTGCCTTTTGGGCGTGGAGGCGCCGGGGAGGAAGAGTTCGACGTTCTGGTTGTCGGCGCCGGTCCTACCGGGCTGGCCTGCGCCATCGATGCCCAGCAACTGGGCCTGCGCGTGGTGCTGGTGGATAAGGGCTGCCTGTGTAATTCGCTCTTCCATTACCCCTCGCACATGACGTTCTTCACCACGCCGGAGCTGCTGGAGATCGGCAACATTCCCTTCGCCAGCCCGAACCAGAAGCCCAACCGCGCCGAGGCGCTGGAGTATTACCGCAAGGTCGCGGATCACTACCACCTCGACGTTCGCCAATACCAGAGGGTGCGCCAGGTCAGCGGCAGCGATGGAGCTTTTCAGGTCGTCACCAGTGACCGTTTCGGGCGTGAGCGCGCCTTCTCTACGCGCAAGATCATCCTCGCCACCGGATATTACGACCTGCCAAATTACCTGAAGATTCCTGGCGAGAAGTTGTCCAAGGTTCTGCACTACTACCAGGACCCGCATCCCTACTACAATCTGGACGTGCTCGTGATTGGCGGTAAGAACTCGGCTGCCATCGCGGCGCTGGAGTTGTGGAGGCACGGCGCGCGGGTCACCCTTGTGCATCGCGGCCCTGCCATGCACAAGCATGTAAAGTATTGGATACTGCCCGACATAGAAAACCGCATCAAGCATGGGGAAATTCAGGCACACTTCCAATCCCATGTTCTGAGCATCCATGAAGATAGTGCAGTCCTTGCCACCCCACAGGGAGAAGTGACCGTTGCGAATGATTACGTCTTTGCCATGACGGGCTATCATCCCGATTTTGATTTCCTTACCGCCCTCGGAATCCAGCTTGAGGGCGAGGATCGTTTGCCTGTGTGCGACCGGCGAACGCTGGAGAGCAATGTCCCCGGAGTCTATCTCGCAGGGGTCATCGTTGCCGGGAAGAGGACGAACGAGATCTTTATCGAGAACGGGCGGTTCCACGGGCACCAGATTGCATCCGATTTGAAGGAAAAGATGATTCCCGCTCGCTGA
- a CDS encoding aspartate ammonia-lyase has product MSEVRKEKDSLGFVEVPAKAYYGAQTARAVENYPISGMRAHPQLIRALGMVKRAAAEANKELGLVDAHRADAIIQAAQEAIDGKWNNEFVVDVFQAGAGVSLHMNTNEVIANRSNEILGGALGEYAEVHPNDHVNYGQSTNDVFPTAMRVGTLLALETLYPVLDALAATFAAKGKEFHGIMKSGRTHMQDAVPMRLGQEFAAYGLAIEKGRRFLHDASDSLRELGLGGSAVGTGINTHPDYRAKAVANLARISGQKLTPAEDMRWAMQSNACMGEVSGALRAIALEVIRISNDLRLLSSGPNTGFAEIFLPSLQPGSSIMPGKINPVMPELAAMVSFQVVGNDTAVAYAVQAGQLELNVMMPTMAYNVLQSITILANMLRQFNLRCVAGITANAARCDFYAQSTVSLATALNPYIGYAKAAEIVKESVATGESIIKIARAKKLLTEEEIAEILDPVRMTEPQYPLEAAKQRDAKTKA; this is encoded by the coding sequence ATGTCGGAAGTTCGCAAGGAAAAAGATTCACTTGGATTTGTTGAGGTGCCTGCCAAAGCCTACTATGGCGCACAAACCGCGCGTGCGGTGGAGAACTACCCCATCTCCGGCATGCGGGCGCATCCGCAGCTCATTCGTGCCCTGGGGATGGTGAAGCGGGCCGCAGCCGAAGCCAACAAAGAACTGGGGCTGGTGGATGCACACCGCGCCGACGCGATTATCCAGGCGGCGCAGGAGGCGATCGACGGCAAGTGGAACAACGAGTTTGTCGTGGACGTCTTCCAGGCGGGCGCGGGCGTCAGCCTCCACATGAACACCAACGAGGTGATCGCCAACCGCTCGAATGAGATTCTGGGAGGGGCTCTCGGCGAGTATGCCGAGGTTCACCCCAATGACCACGTGAACTATGGGCAGTCGACCAACGACGTCTTCCCCACCGCGATGCGCGTAGGAACGCTGCTGGCGCTGGAGACGCTGTATCCGGTGCTGGATGCGCTGGCCGCCACCTTCGCCGCCAAGGGGAAGGAGTTCCACGGCATCATGAAGTCCGGGCGCACGCACATGCAGGACGCAGTGCCCATGCGGCTGGGGCAGGAGTTCGCGGCCTACGGACTCGCGATCGAGAAGGGCAGGAGATTCCTGCACGATGCGTCAGACTCGCTGCGCGAGCTGGGACTGGGCGGCAGCGCGGTGGGCACCGGCATCAACACGCATCCCGACTATCGCGCCAAGGCAGTGGCGAACCTGGCACGCATCTCCGGCCAGAAGCTGACCCCCGCCGAGGATATGCGCTGGGCGATGCAGTCCAACGCCTGCATGGGAGAGGTAAGCGGCGCACTGCGTGCGATCGCGCTGGAGGTCATCCGCATCTCGAATGACCTGCGCCTGCTCTCCTCCGGTCCCAACACTGGCTTCGCGGAGATCTTCCTGCCAAGCCTGCAGCCGGGCTCGTCCATCATGCCGGGAAAGATCAACCCGGTCATGCCGGAGCTGGCGGCGATGGTGAGCTTCCAGGTAGTTGGCAACGATACTGCCGTGGCATATGCGGTGCAGGCAGGACAGCTCGAGCTGAACGTCATGATGCCGACGATGGCCTACAACGTTCTGCAGAGCATCACCATCCTGGCCAACATGCTGCGTCAGTTCAACCTGCGGTGCGTCGCCGGAATCACGGCCAACGCCGCCCGCTGCGACTTCTACGCGCAGAGCACGGTATCGCTGGCCACCGCGCTCAATCCCTACATTGGCTATGCCAAGGCAGCGGAGATTGTGAAGGAATCGGTAGCCACGGGTGAATCCATCATCAAGATTGCCCGGGCGAAGAAGCTGCTGACCGAGGAGGAGATTGCCGAGATCCTCGACCCGGTGCGCATGACCGAACCGCAGTATCCGCTGGAAGCCGCGAAGCAGCGGGACGCCAAGACAAAAGCCTGA
- a CDS encoding cytochrome c yields the protein MKTFLLGLLLGVLCVPLGALVYFQAGTPPVAVSDKPFPMEETLVHIPMHARIRREAAKAVPMEASATNLEAGAHIYRQQCSACHGLYGRPSAFASHMYPVAPQLWQPHGNGVVGVSDDPPSETYWKVANGIRLTGMPSYSKVLNQTEMWQVSLLLANADKPMPPGVLELLKRPFDYDPPATGADAAVLPTSPAK from the coding sequence ATGAAGACCTTTCTGTTGGGCCTGTTGTTAGGCGTTCTATGTGTCCCCCTGGGGGCGTTAGTCTACTTCCAGGCGGGAACGCCACCTGTGGCCGTCTCAGACAAGCCCTTCCCCATGGAAGAGACGCTGGTCCACATTCCCATGCATGCGCGCATTCGCAGGGAAGCGGCCAAAGCAGTGCCCATGGAAGCCAGCGCCACCAATCTGGAGGCAGGGGCCCACATCTATCGTCAGCAATGCTCGGCATGCCACGGGCTCTATGGACGGCCATCCGCCTTCGCGTCGCACATGTATCCCGTTGCCCCGCAGCTTTGGCAACCGCATGGCAACGGAGTGGTGGGAGTAAGCGACGATCCGCCGAGCGAGACCTACTGGAAGGTCGCCAACGGCATCCGGCTCACCGGCATGCCCTCGTATAGCAAGGTATTGAATCAGACCGAGATGTGGCAGGTATCCCTGTTGCTGGCCAATGCGGATAAACCGATGCCGCCTGGGGTTCTTGAACTGCTGAAGAGACCCTTCGATTATGACCCGCCGGCGACAGGCGCGGACGCAGCGGTCCTTCCTACCTCACCGGCAAAGTAA
- a CDS encoding DUF481 domain-containing protein produces the protein MPDIFPRARAGFASIRWTLAVIVALSGANHALLADGTGDPKPGTDVVVFTNGDQLTGTFLHSSGDKLVFHSDNAGDITVGWDKIKELRTTEKFAVIQKGQKLSRKTPDSEVPQGTIHATGTEIQVESATGAAAPAIATKNADTVIDQASFEKALRHEPSFFHGWNGTVTAGAAFVEATQNSQNFNVGLALARLVPGVSWLAPRNRTTANFTDIYGKVHQPGTLDTKTSIFHADAERDEYLTSRFYVLVDGAWDHNYSQGLSLQQIYGGGVGYTIIQQKNQQLDAKADIHYEHQTFSADTFLVPVPPVQPSTSLVGSSFGETYWRKLPAGLLLNEAGVANVSYNDTNAFSSNVSAGLVFPVYKRLSFNLGAVDNYLNNPPTGFKNNSFQFTAGVGYTLH, from the coding sequence ATGCCAGATATATTTCCTCGTGCTCGAGCAGGATTTGCCAGCATCCGATGGACTCTCGCCGTGATTGTGGCGCTTAGCGGAGCCAATCATGCCTTGCTGGCGGATGGTACGGGTGACCCGAAGCCAGGAACCGATGTAGTGGTATTCACCAATGGAGATCAGCTAACCGGCACGTTTCTGCACTCCAGCGGAGATAAGCTCGTCTTTCACAGCGACAATGCGGGAGACATTACGGTTGGTTGGGACAAGATAAAAGAACTGCGGACTACGGAGAAGTTCGCAGTGATCCAGAAAGGGCAGAAGCTGAGCAGGAAGACTCCCGACTCCGAGGTTCCGCAGGGAACGATCCACGCCACGGGAACCGAGATTCAGGTTGAGAGCGCCACCGGCGCGGCAGCCCCAGCGATTGCCACCAAGAACGCGGACACTGTGATCGACCAGGCGAGCTTCGAGAAGGCTCTCCGCCACGAGCCGAGCTTCTTCCACGGTTGGAATGGCACGGTAACCGCGGGTGCCGCCTTTGTGGAGGCGACGCAAAACAGCCAGAACTTCAACGTTGGGCTCGCGCTGGCGAGGCTCGTTCCCGGTGTTAGCTGGCTGGCGCCGCGCAATCGCACCACCGCCAATTTTACGGACATCTACGGCAAGGTGCACCAGCCCGGAACCCTTGACACCAAGACCTCTATTTTCCACGCGGATGCGGAGCGCGATGAGTACTTGACGTCGCGGTTCTATGTGCTTGTCGATGGCGCCTGGGACCACAACTACTCCCAGGGCCTGAGCCTGCAGCAGATTTATGGAGGTGGCGTCGGCTACACGATCATCCAACAGAAAAACCAGCAACTGGATGCGAAGGCCGATATCCACTATGAACATCAGACCTTCTCCGCAGACACCTTTCTTGTGCCCGTGCCGCCGGTGCAGCCCAGCACCAGCCTTGTCGGCTCAAGCTTTGGCGAGACATATTGGCGCAAGCTTCCCGCTGGATTGCTGCTGAATGAAGCGGGGGTAGCGAACGTCTCCTACAACGACACCAATGCCTTTTCGTCGAACGTATCGGCGGGATTGGTCTTCCCGGTCTACAAGCGGCTGAGCTTCAACCTCGGCGCGGTGGACAACTATCTGAACAATCCTCCGACGGGCTTCAAGAACAACTCCTTCCAGTTCACGGCGGGAGTCGGCTACACACTTCACTAG
- the mqnC gene encoding cyclic dehypoxanthinyl futalosine synthase, with amino-acid sequence MSLTRQQALDYFRSDDLIGLGMEADALRRRLHPEGVVTYIIDRNINYTNYCTEYCTFCAFYRPLKGPQASEGYILDFETIYDKIAETLEMGGTGVLMQGGLHPDLKIDYFEKMLTGIKQRFPQIWLHCFSASEILAIAEYSGITVRDTIARLRDAGLASIPGGGAEILDDEVRHRIARLKCSTADWLLVHRTAHQLGMRTTATMMFGVGETFEQRINHFEEVRRLQEETGGFTAFIPWSFQPTNTALGGRGWEEATSVEYLKVLAISRLYLDNVENVQSSWVTQGLKVLQMGLHFGGNDVGSVMLEENVVKAAGTANHTTEEELRRLIRDAGFKPVQRDTLYRTMFLN; translated from the coding sequence ATGTCGTTAACTCGCCAGCAGGCTCTTGACTATTTCCGCTCCGACGATCTGATCGGCCTGGGCATGGAAGCCGATGCGCTTCGCCGCAGGCTCCACCCCGAGGGAGTGGTCACCTACATCATCGATCGCAACATCAACTACACCAACTACTGCACCGAGTACTGCACCTTCTGCGCCTTCTACCGGCCGCTCAAGGGCCCCCAGGCCTCGGAAGGCTACATCCTGGACTTCGAGACGATCTACGACAAGATCGCGGAGACGCTGGAGATGGGCGGCACCGGCGTATTGATGCAGGGCGGCCTGCACCCGGACCTGAAGATCGACTACTTCGAGAAGATGCTGACGGGCATCAAGCAGCGCTTCCCGCAGATCTGGCTACATTGCTTTTCCGCGTCGGAGATTCTGGCGATTGCCGAATACAGCGGCATCACGGTCCGCGACACGATTGCGCGGCTGCGCGATGCCGGGCTGGCCTCGATACCGGGCGGCGGCGCGGAGATCCTCGACGACGAAGTTCGCCATCGCATTGCGCGGCTCAAGTGCTCCACAGCGGACTGGCTGCTGGTGCACCGCACGGCTCACCAGCTTGGCATGCGCACCACGGCTACTATGATGTTCGGCGTGGGTGAGACTTTTGAGCAGCGCATCAACCACTTTGAAGAGGTCCGCCGCCTGCAGGAAGAGACGGGCGGATTCACCGCCTTTATCCCCTGGAGCTTCCAGCCGACGAACACCGCGCTTGGCGGCCGCGGATGGGAGGAAGCTACCTCGGTCGAATACCTGAAGGTACTCGCCATCTCGCGCCTCTATCTCGATAACGTGGAGAATGTGCAATCCAGCTGGGTGACCCAGGGGCTGAAGGTGCTGCAGATGGGTCTGCACTTCGGCGGCAACGATGTGGGATCGGTAATGCTGGAAGAGAACGTGGTGAAGGCCGCGGGAACCGCCAACCACACCACGGAAGAGGAGCTCCGTCGCCTGATTCGCGATGCAGGGTTTAAGCCCGTGCAACGCGATACGCTCTACCGGACCATGTTCCTGAACTAG
- a CDS encoding cellulose synthase family protein — protein sequence MLKAHTFAALMLVADQHSLQHYLRTHYADRTFEHLYRWNPFDIMLLIPYFTVMIVLAAYGMHRYQLVYRYYKNKKNLDITPSGQFAELPRVTIQLPIFNEQFVIDRLLEACCNLDYPEDKLEIQVLDDSTDETKVVAREMVERYRAAGHPIVYVHRENRHGYKAGALDAGLKTATGEFIAIFDADFVPPRDWLMRVIHHFADPKIGMVQTRWTHLNRDFSFLTQVEAILLDGHFVLEHGARARSGVFFNFNGTAGMWRRQAISDAGGWQHDTLTEDTDLSYRSQLAGWKFKYLPNVECPAELPIEMTAFKTQQARWAKGLIQTSKKILPQVLHSNVPRRVKIEAIYHLTANLSYPLMVVLSVLLMPAMVIRFYQGWFQMLLIDVPLFLASTFSISSFYLVSQKELFPGKWYKTLLFLPFLMALGIGLTVTNTIAVMEAIFGIKSAFKRTPKYRVQQKGEKSQAAKYRKRLGIIPWIELVIGCYFALTIWYAITNENYFTVPFLLLFVVGYWYTGLLSLFQGRFERFRRGANLEESSPKPFPVGV from the coding sequence ATGTTGAAAGCGCATACCTTTGCAGCCCTGATGCTGGTGGCCGACCAGCACAGTCTGCAGCACTATTTGCGCACCCACTACGCCGACCGCACCTTCGAGCATCTCTACCGCTGGAACCCGTTCGACATCATGCTGCTGATCCCGTACTTCACCGTGATGATCGTTCTTGCGGCGTACGGCATGCACCGCTACCAGCTCGTCTACCGCTACTACAAGAACAAGAAGAATCTCGACATCACGCCCTCAGGCCAATTCGCGGAGCTGCCGCGCGTCACCATTCAGCTGCCCATATTTAACGAGCAGTTCGTGATCGACCGCCTGCTGGAAGCCTGCTGCAACCTCGACTATCCGGAGGACAAGCTGGAGATCCAGGTCCTCGATGACTCCACCGACGAGACCAAAGTGGTGGCTCGCGAGATGGTGGAGCGCTATCGCGCCGCCGGGCACCCCATCGTCTATGTGCATCGCGAGAATCGCCACGGCTACAAGGCTGGGGCGCTCGACGCCGGACTGAAGACGGCAACCGGCGAATTTATCGCCATCTTCGATGCGGACTTTGTACCGCCAAGAGACTGGCTGATGCGTGTGATTCACCACTTCGCCGATCCCAAAATCGGCATGGTGCAAACGCGCTGGACCCACCTGAACCGCGACTTCAGCTTCCTTACGCAGGTAGAGGCGATCCTGCTCGATGGCCACTTTGTGCTGGAGCATGGCGCACGCGCACGCAGCGGCGTCTTCTTCAACTTCAACGGTACGGCGGGCATGTGGCGGCGGCAGGCCATCTCCGACGCAGGCGGATGGCAGCACGACACGCTCACCGAGGACACCGACCTGAGCTATCGGTCGCAACTTGCAGGATGGAAGTTCAAATACCTGCCCAACGTGGAGTGTCCCGCGGAGCTGCCCATTGAGATGACTGCCTTCAAGACGCAGCAGGCGCGCTGGGCCAAGGGCCTTATCCAGACCTCGAAGAAGATTCTCCCCCAGGTGCTCCACAGCAACGTTCCCCGCCGCGTCAAAATTGAGGCGATCTACCACCTGACCGCGAACCTGAGCTACCCGCTGATGGTGGTTCTCTCGGTGCTGCTGATGCCGGCAATGGTCATCCGCTTCTACCAGGGATGGTTCCAGATGCTGCTCATCGACGTGCCGCTTTTTCTTGCCTCGACGTTTTCCATCTCCTCTTTCTACCTTGTCTCGCAGAAGGAGCTCTTCCCCGGCAAATGGTATAAGACGCTGCTCTTCCTGCCGTTCCTGATGGCGCTGGGCATCGGGCTGACGGTGACCAATACTATCGCCGTGATGGAGGCGATCTTCGGTATTAAGAGCGCCTTCAAGCGCACGCCGAAGTACCGCGTACAGCAGAAGGGCGAGAAGTCGCAGGCCGCCAAGTACCGCAAGCGCCTCGGCATCATTCCCTGGATCGAGCTGGTCATCGGCTGCTACTTCGCGCTGACGATCTGGTATGCCATCACCAACGAGAACTACTTCACGGTGCCCTTCCTGCTGCTCTTTGTGGTGGGCTACTGGTATACCGGGCTGCTATCGCTCTTTCAGGGGCGCTTCGAACGCTTCCGCCGCGGTGCAAATCTCGAGGAGTCCTCGCCCAAGCCATTCCCCGTCGGAGTATAG
- a CDS encoding Xaa-Pro peptidase family protein has translation MLYTLLKMKRLLLAILLFFLGASTAPALEKQPAADYHARRVALASHLDGGVAILFAAQEPVLDFMPYRQDEDFYYLTGWNEPGAALLIEGEASAAAGNPAHPYREVMLLPTRNLRLELYTGVKLDASSPGAVSATGVADVQPMTELPSLLSQMLRADSRLRQSIWAQHDSPDAKALLTWTSTTLGTASVPDARDVSELTTPLRILKDAREIDLLTKATDASMVAQRAMMRAVHPGASERTVAGIIIENLMAQGCERPSYSPIVGSGLQSTVLHYAENLHTMQAGDVVVVDAAGEYSMYASDITRTVPVSGHFSARQREVYDVVLGAQRAAMAAFVAGKSKINDREHRDPDSLDTVAWNYINTHGKDLHGEPLGKYWIHGLGHSVGIDVHDPMDYTKAIPPGAVFTIEPGVYIPEEKLGVRIEDIYRVDEHGKLIDLTEKLAHTADEVEAAMKAKE, from the coding sequence TTGCTCTACACTCTTCTCAAGATGAAGAGACTGTTACTGGCTATCCTGCTTTTCTTCCTTGGCGCGTCCACAGCGCCCGCTCTCGAGAAACAACCTGCTGCCGACTATCATGCGCGGCGCGTTGCGCTGGCCAGTCATCTTGATGGCGGCGTGGCCATCCTGTTCGCGGCGCAGGAGCCGGTGCTCGACTTTATGCCCTACCGGCAAGACGAGGACTTCTACTACCTGACCGGATGGAATGAGCCGGGAGCCGCACTGCTGATCGAAGGCGAAGCCTCCGCGGCTGCCGGAAATCCTGCGCACCCCTATCGCGAGGTGATGCTGCTGCCGACGCGCAACCTGCGCCTGGAGCTCTACACCGGAGTCAAGCTGGACGCCAGCTCGCCCGGCGCTGTGTCGGCAACCGGAGTCGCCGACGTGCAGCCGATGACGGAGCTGCCCTCGCTGCTCAGCCAGATGCTGCGCGCGGACAGCCGCCTGCGGCAGAGCATCTGGGCGCAGCACGATTCGCCCGACGCGAAGGCGCTGCTGACCTGGACCTCAACCACACTCGGCACCGCCAGTGTTCCCGATGCGCGCGACGTGAGCGAGTTGACGACACCGCTGCGCATACTGAAGGATGCCCGGGAGATTGACCTGCTGACCAAGGCCACAGACGCTTCCATGGTGGCGCAGCGCGCGATGATGCGGGCGGTGCATCCGGGAGCAAGCGAGCGCACCGTCGCAGGAATCATCATCGAGAACCTGATGGCACAGGGATGCGAGCGGCCCTCGTATTCGCCCATCGTTGGCTCGGGATTGCAGTCTACCGTGCTGCACTACGCGGAGAACCTGCATACAATGCAGGCGGGCGATGTGGTGGTGGTCGATGCCGCCGGCGAATACTCGATGTACGCCTCGGACATTACGCGCACGGTCCCTGTCAGCGGTCACTTCAGCGCGCGCCAGCGGGAAGTATACGATGTAGTTCTGGGAGCGCAGCGAGCAGCGATGGCTGCGTTTGTCGCGGGCAAGTCGAAGATCAACGATCGTGAGCATCGCGACCCCGACTCGCTCGATACCGTGGCGTGGAACTACATCAACACGCATGGCAAGGACCTGCACGGCGAGCCGCTCGGCAAATACTGGATTCATGGCCTTGGCCACTCGGTCGGTATCGATGTGCACGATCCCATGGACTACACAAAGGCCATCCCTCCTGGCGCCGTCTTCACCATTGAGCCGGGAGTCTACATTCCCGAAGAGAAGCTAGGGGTGCGAATCGAGGATATCTACCGCGTGGATGAACACGGCAAGCTGATCGACCTGACGGAAAAGCTGGCGCATACGGCCGACGAAGTGGAAGCGGCAATGAAGGCAAAAGAGTGA